One Campylobacter pinnipediorum subsp. caledonicus genomic window carries:
- the ciaB gene encoding invasion protein CiaB yields the protein MNDFKKLNKLVNENRAKLNSLYKDLDNDIIKQAIEILNLQGTKSERIAILRRIVDLKIDPLKNEFTKLGKSEEEQKIAIEKMYDFTRKIHEKMHFELLIKIKKEKILNEFFTEVITLMHRVGIKINKWQELWQSHIIDGINKDFDKKFKNLKQASEFCEKNKLFQTDDNQKADRTYGAIIKTGEKYQFFPYATVFKDEVLDVANEIEFGLINLEKLCKNENEKSYINYFKSIKNAFLENDNDKVIKAWQEAEICWMNVRDKIQPAHPLEYYEDAYTHAVALEWDIRLVDEDGIDEESFKSNIQKSFEHISKEINLQDENIKNQVISNIQRTQLYVSVPLVYYGAELNGLFSAQVVPNDEKVSKMCGKKIFAFVNYIYESAKAKPFMKLSSEIFEKDFLNFGREILYTKPEIWKKVYEISTIGHEFGHILFIDNDTELLMNKNGVFKFIEEYKATTGGLVNFFLNKDEKYKMAVFHELIARAIGLIAWMEVDEVRAYYCEGLIHLSLLFQSGVLSFKNKKLSIDFSELSYKNFKEICLNNYKNLAKHYADKKEASEFLNIFCEEHKNTFLPKDVNTKEFVLYFYERYKDIGNDVDESGEWEKWQNIIK from the coding sequence ATGAATGATTTTAAAAAATTAAATAAATTAGTAAATGAAAATAGAGCAAAATTAAACTCGCTTTATAAGGATCTAGACAATGATATTATAAAACAAGCAATTGAAATTTTAAATTTACAAGGCACAAAAAGTGAGAGAATAGCCATATTAAGAAGAATAGTTGATCTAAAAATAGACCCCCTTAAAAATGAATTTACAAAGCTTGGAAAAAGTGAAGAAGAGCAAAAAATAGCGATAGAAAAAATGTATGATTTTACACGAAAGATTCATGAAAAAATGCATTTTGAACTTTTGATAAAAATAAAAAAAGAAAAGATATTAAATGAGTTTTTTACTGAGGTTATAACTCTTATGCATAGAGTTGGAATAAAAATCAACAAATGGCAAGAGTTGTGGCAATCACACATAATAGATGGCATAAACAAAGATTTTGATAAAAAATTTAAAAATTTAAAACAAGCAAGTGAATTTTGCGAGAAAAACAAGCTTTTTCAAACTGATGACAATCAAAAAGCAGATAGAACATATGGAGCCATCATAAAAACCGGCGAAAAATATCAATTTTTTCCATACGCAACTGTATTTAAAGATGAAGTATTAGATGTTGCAAACGAAATTGAGTTTGGTCTAATAAATTTAGAAAAACTTTGTAAAAATGAAAACGAAAAATCATATATAAATTATTTTAAAAGCATAAAAAATGCATTTTTAGAAAACGATAACGACAAGGTTATAAAAGCTTGGCAAGAAGCAGAAATTTGCTGGATGAATGTAAGAGATAAAATTCAACCAGCACATCCACTTGAATATTATGAAGATGCTTATACTCACGCTGTAGCATTAGAATGGGATATAAGGCTTGTCGATGAAGATGGCATAGACGAAGAAAGTTTTAAATCAAATATACAAAAAAGTTTTGAGCATATAAGCAAAGAGATAAATTTGCAAGATGAAAACATAAAAAATCAAGTTATATCAAATATACAAAGAACACAACTTTATGTTTCTGTGCCACTTGTTTATTATGGTGCCGAGCTAAATGGTCTATTTAGCGCTCAAGTTGTGCCAAATGATGAAAAAGTAAGTAAAATGTGTGGCAAAAAGATATTTGCTTTTGTAAATTATATATACGAAAGTGCAAAAGCGAAACCGTTCATGAAACTTAGTTCTGAGATATTTGAAAAAGATTTTTTAAATTTTGGAAGAGAAATACTTTATACAAAACCTGAAATTTGGAAAAAAGTATATGAAATTTCAACAATAGGACACGAATTTGGACATATTTTATTTATAGACAATGATACAGAACTGCTTATGAATAAAAACGGGGTATTTAAATTTATAGAAGAGTATAAGGCTACTACCGGCGGACTTGTAAATTTCTTTTTAAATAAAGATGAAAAGTATAAAATGGCTGTATTTCACGAGCTAATTGCACGTGCGATAGGGCTTATAGCTTGGATGGAAGTAGATGAAGTAAGAGCTTATTACTGCGAAGGGCTTATACACCTTAGCTTACTTTTTCAAAGCGGGGTTTTATCATTTAAGAACAAAAAACTTAGTATTGATTTTAGTGAATTGTCATATAAAAATTTTAAAGAAATTTGTCTAAACAACTATAAAAATCTAGCAAAACATTATGCCGACAAAAAAGAAGCGAGTGAATTTTTAAATATATTTTGCGAAGAGCATAAAAATACATTTTTACCAAAAGATGTAAACACCAAAGAATTTGTTTTGTATTTTTATGAAAGATACAAAGATATAGGAAATGATGTGGATGAAAGTGGAGAATGGGAAAAGTGGCAAAATATAATAAAATAA
- a CDS encoding EAL domain-containing protein, with translation MTYIIFSMLIVVFYSVLTYQLSSIKYNKEMIEKEKKAIIRLNITKQNRLNELNNTNIKLKELVMYDALTRVFNRPYFIAQLSELISTKSYHTVISLYIINIKNIKNINNTYSYQIGDQIIVQTTNRIKEFISKKLYYIMGRFGRDDILIAIKEKNTDIDYNDFANGLLSHIQKPLIIENNKIKISAKIGISSTETSQIKVQDLISQANMALNVAKKYTPIPFYIYTEDLNIIKWEDYHIKNLLENADFDKEFRLIFQPQFNIKNKKIIGFEALLRWNSSSKGNIPPSKFIPIAEQDATIIKIGKWVVVNSVKYIKYINEKYKTNLSIGINISSKQMDGINFANNIINLIKKNNIDPKWINIEISELDFSDNYDIAKEILHIFKQNNINISMDNFGTGFSSISAIKQFNINKLKITKKLIDEVRTDVISKDIVKAIVSLAKVMNIKTIAEGVSSEEQLEVLKNIGCDEIQGFIWSEPLESKDFECFLKNQISV, from the coding sequence ATGACGTATATAATTTTTTCTATGTTGATTGTGGTTTTTTATAGTGTATTAACTTATCAACTTTCAAGCATAAAATACAACAAAGAGATGATTGAAAAAGAAAAAAAAGCGATCATAAGGCTAAATATAACCAAACAAAATAGACTAAACGAACTAAACAACACTAATATAAAGCTAAAAGAATTAGTAATGTATGATGCATTAACTAGAGTGTTTAATAGGCCATACTTTATAGCTCAATTGTCAGAATTAATTTCTACAAAATCATATCATACTGTGATTAGTTTATATATAATAAATATTAAAAATATTAAAAATATTAATAACACCTATAGTTATCAAATAGGAGATCAAATTATAGTACAAACCACAAATCGAATTAAAGAATTCATTTCCAAAAAATTATATTATATCATGGGAAGATTTGGAAGAGACGATATATTAATAGCGATAAAAGAAAAAAATACAGATATTGATTATAATGATTTTGCTAACGGCCTATTAAGCCATATACAAAAACCTCTAATTATAGAAAACAATAAAATAAAAATATCGGCAAAAATAGGAATAAGCTCAACTGAGACAAGCCAAATAAAAGTCCAAGACTTGATATCTCAAGCAAATATGGCTCTTAATGTAGCAAAAAAATATACACCAATACCATTTTATATATATACTGAAGATTTAAATATTATAAAATGGGAAGATTATCACATAAAAAATCTTTTAGAAAATGCTGATTTTGATAAAGAATTTAGACTTATATTTCAACCACAATTTAATATAAAAAATAAAAAGATAATTGGATTTGAAGCACTTCTTAGATGGAATTCTTCAAGCAAAGGCAATATACCACCTAGCAAATTTATCCCTATAGCAGAGCAAGATGCAACTATTATAAAAATAGGAAAATGGGTTGTAGTTAATTCAGTAAAATACATAAAATATATAAACGAAAAATACAAAACAAATTTATCAATAGGCATTAATATCTCTTCAAAACAAATGGACGGAATTAACTTTGCTAATAATATAATAAATTTAATCAAAAAAAATAATATAGATCCAAAATGGATAAACATAGAAATATCAGAACTAGACTTTAGTGACAACTATGATATAGCTAAAGAGATATTACATATATTCAAACAAAACAATATAAATATATCTATGGATAATTTTGGCACTGGCTTTTCATCAATTAGCGCAATCAAACAATTTAACATAAACAAATTAAAAATAACAAAAAAACTTATCGATGAAGTAAGAACAGATGTAATAAGCAAAGACATAGTGAAAGCGATTGTATCATTAGCAAAAGTTATGAACATAAAGACCATAGCAGAAGGTGTTTCAAGCGAAGAACAACTAGAAGTATTAAAAAATATAGGTTGTGATGAAATACAAGGATTTATATGGAGCGAACCATTAGAAAGTAAAGATTTTGAATGCTTTTTAAAAAATCAAATATCAGTTTAA
- a CDS encoding GGDEF domain-containing phosphodiesterase gives MNFRFKELGKLYITMFILLSIFISFVCYLFNFTFLSYMIELIAMAVISKKIYASISKLGEQRELWILLSLSSILWIVCDLNWYIYKFILLKDYNEYSFLHIAYLIPTFFILIGTGSYFYKKFKHEAEDKMLILNDALGIFLMLSVFLISFFKDYNFILITKNITQFSAFFSIIFSFMILFFVLNALFASNKISINLSIFYVIISCVILSLINITYFKDMVDSNHLDNRFLNIFYIIPFMIIMFGAYEFQGANRVIKQKNINFSIIAKWMPIISIIPVIFQKNIEAEMSIFILLIIFGHILLSYYVKNTIYSNKLLKKEQNLTNELEKKVAMHTNELIIANLKLKELIEKDYLTGLHTNDFIIHKISELLEKQTKNECIAVYYINIKRFKLTNSCYGYIVGDKILKIVGKRLLILCDENKLVGRLNADEFVIVAKFEDKNKKNLLNFANQIIGSIKENIQIESYNFALDCIVGIGISDYNSKKDAKSIIINADRAMNFAKEAPSLNPLIYTEEISRLLRHDSKIDILLNNSQINKEFEIYLQPVLDAKTNKIVSAEALLRWNNPELGFLEANSFIEIAKKTDIANKFFEFVIQKISSTIKDFKLLNIKPPIISINIFSNKIYLLEFIEKIQENLKNYEVNPKYIMLELDESIWMNSKDILENIFIRLQRIGVNVCIDNFGAGCSSLLYTRTYKISHIKIANKLISNIHISKDEQEIIQSIIEFGKIIGAKTIAKGLENKETLELVKKLNCDEVQGYIVAKPMSIDNFINFLRKNNES, from the coding sequence TTGAATTTTAGATTCAAAGAGCTTGGTAAATTATACATAACAATGTTTATTTTACTATCAATTTTTATATCTTTTGTCTGTTATTTATTTAATTTTACATTCTTGTCTTACATGATAGAATTAATAGCTATGGCAGTAATTTCAAAAAAAATATATGCTTCGATATCTAAATTAGGAGAGCAAAGAGAACTTTGGATACTTTTAAGTCTATCTTCTATTCTTTGGATAGTTTGTGATTTAAATTGGTATATATATAAATTTATATTATTAAAAGATTATAATGAGTATAGTTTTTTACACATTGCGTATTTGATACCTACTTTTTTTATTTTAATTGGAACAGGCTCTTATTTTTATAAAAAGTTTAAACATGAAGCAGAAGATAAAATGCTAATATTAAACGATGCGCTTGGAATATTTTTAATGTTATCTGTATTTTTAATAAGCTTTTTTAAAGATTATAATTTTATACTCATAACAAAAAATATAACTCAATTTTCAGCATTTTTTTCTATTATTTTTAGCTTTATGATTTTATTTTTTGTATTAAATGCGCTTTTTGCTAGCAATAAGATATCAATAAATCTAAGTATTTTTTATGTAATCATATCATGCGTCATACTCTCTCTGATAAATATAACATATTTTAAAGATATGGTTGATTCAAATCATTTAGATAATAGATTCTTAAATATATTTTATATAATTCCATTTATGATAATAATGTTTGGGGCTTATGAGTTTCAAGGTGCAAATAGAGTTATTAAACAAAAAAATATCAATTTTTCAATAATAGCAAAGTGGATGCCTATAATAAGTATTATACCTGTAATATTTCAAAAAAATATAGAAGCTGAAATGTCAATCTTTATCCTTTTAATAATTTTTGGACATATTCTACTTAGCTATTATGTAAAAAATACAATATATAGCAACAAACTTTTAAAGAAAGAACAAAATTTAACAAATGAACTAGAAAAAAAAGTTGCAATGCACACAAATGAATTAATTATAGCAAACCTAAAGCTAAAAGAACTAATAGAAAAAGACTACTTAACAGGATTACACACCAATGATTTTATAATACACAAAATTAGCGAATTGTTAGAAAAACAAACAAAAAATGAATGTATAGCTGTATATTATATAAATATAAAACGATTCAAACTAACTAACTCTTGTTATGGATACATTGTTGGTGATAAAATTTTGAAAATTGTTGGCAAAAGATTATTGATTTTGTGTGATGAAAACAAACTAGTTGGTCGATTAAATGCTGATGAGTTTGTAATAGTGGCTAAATTCGAAGATAAAAACAAAAAAAACTTATTAAATTTTGCAAATCAAATAATAGGATCTATAAAAGAAAATATTCAAATAGAATCTTACAATTTTGCATTAGACTGCATAGTTGGAATAGGTATATCTGATTATAATAGCAAAAAAGATGCAAAATCAATAATAATAAATGCTGATAGAGCTATGAATTTTGCAAAAGAAGCGCCTTCTTTAAATCCTCTTATATATACAGAAGAAATAAGCAGGTTATTGCGACATGACTCTAAAATTGATATTTTATTAAACAACTCTCAAATTAACAAAGAATTTGAAATTTATCTCCAACCAGTATTGGATGCAAAAACAAATAAAATTGTTTCAGCTGAAGCACTACTGAGATGGAACAATCCAGAACTTGGATTTTTAGAAGCAAATAGCTTTATAGAAATAGCAAAAAAAACTGATATTGCTAATAAATTTTTTGAATTTGTTATACAAAAAATATCATCAACCATAAAAGATTTTAAATTATTAAATATAAAACCGCCAATAATAAGTATAAACATATTTTCTAATAAAATATATTTGTTAGAATTCATAGAAAAAATCCAAGAAAATTTAAAAAATTACGAAGTAAATCCAAAATATATCATGCTTGAATTAGATGAATCTATATGGATGAATTCAAAAGATATACTAGAAAATATATTTATAAGATTGCAACGTATTGGTGTAAATGTCTGTATAGATAATTTTGGAGCTGGATGTTCATCGCTATTGTACACTAGGACATATAAGATTAGTCATATAAAGATAGCAAATAAATTGATATCAAATATACATATAAGCAAAGATGAGCAAGAAATAATCCAATCAATTATAGAATTTGGAAAAATAATAGGCGCAAAAACAATTGCAAAAGGTTTAGAAAACAAGGAAACACTAGAATTAGTAAAAAAATTAAATTGCGATGAAGTGCAAGGATATATTGTTGCAAAACCTATGAGCATTGATAATTTTATAAATTTTTTAAGAAAAAATAATGAATCTTGA
- a CDS encoding NAD(+) kinase, translating into MNLDYKNIKFVGLVAKKTSNFTQNFNKLKNILSKYGVEILPEESIANKLNQTGYTLEAIAKKSDFIISLGGDGTIISTCRKCCDFSPYVLGIHAGNLGFLTDITMEQTEDFFSEFFNGKFQIEEPFMLDVILKNNQEEEIHKIAFNDAVIMRAKPVSNALVDAYLNGEYFNSYFGDGVIATTPVGSTAYNMSSGGSIIYPLSDVFAITPICSHSLTQRPVILPKDFYVEFKAYKDEVLVIDGQDTFKMKDYDSIKVKLSQKRARLIRHIQRDYFQVLKEKLRWGQQ; encoded by the coding sequence ATGAATCTTGATTATAAGAACATAAAATTTGTTGGCTTGGTTGCAAAAAAAACCTCAAACTTTACTCAAAATTTCAATAAATTAAAAAATATATTAAGTAAATATGGTGTTGAAATTTTACCAGAGGAAAGTATAGCCAATAAGCTAAATCAAACCGGGTATACATTAGAGGCTATCGCAAAAAAAAGTGATTTTATAATATCTCTTGGTGGAGATGGAACTATTATTTCTACGTGCAGAAAATGTTGTGATTTTTCACCATATGTTCTTGGTATACATGCTGGAAATTTAGGCTTTTTAACGGATATTACTATGGAGCAAACTGAGGATTTTTTTAGCGAGTTTTTTAATGGCAAATTTCAGATAGAAGAGCCTTTTATGCTTGATGTCATCCTAAAAAATAATCAAGAAGAAGAGATACATAAAATAGCATTTAATGATGCTGTTATAATGAGAGCAAAACCTGTATCAAATGCTTTGGTTGATGCTTATTTAAATGGAGAATATTTTAATTCTTATTTTGGAGATGGAGTTATAGCAACAACTCCTGTTGGCTCAACAGCATACAATATGAGTTCCGGTGGTTCAATAATATATCCACTTAGTGATGTATTTGCAATAACGCCTATTTGTTCTCACTCTCTAACTCAAAGACCGGTTATATTACCAAAAGATTTTTATGTAGAATTTAAAGCTTATAAAGATGAAGTCTTGGTTATAGATGGGCAAGATACATTCAAAATGAAAGATTATGATAGTATTAAAGTTAAATTGAGTCAAAAACGAGCAAGACTAATAAGACATATACAAAGGGATTATTTTCAAGTTTTAAAAGAAAAACTCAGATGGGGACAACAATGA
- a CDS encoding AAA family ATPase, whose translation MIERIYIKNHLSFSEVEVKFKKGLSVFTGVSGSGKSVFMSAIMSAFGLSDSEAKVIEADVNYQFEMQEFGIENEEINSFKMTKNNSTRYFINSQAISKKNLANIANEHIKFLSAKQINEFENERFLNIIDTLANDKEHNENLKQLRQINLTYKKIKNELEKIQNDEKQIEELKEFARFEIEKIKNINPKDGEFEELMQIKKMLSKKDKIEQAWNKAENIFEFEHSVIEALNISDIDSSFFEEAMNALRIARDELNIDELDDINVEEILDRIEDLNSIIKRYGSEKEAIVTLRKKEEELQRYENISFEKKNLQAQYSQISEQQDEICEKITNKRISLLSNLQNIINEYLNNLYMQNITLKIEPTNISEFGKDLIILTLNQTSLSKLSSGEINRLRLALIASESKITNSGNGVIILDEIDANLSGKEAMSIANVLVQISQFYQIFAISHQPQLSSKANSHFLIEKKDNLSTIKELTNQERINELARMISGEHISNEAIQFAKELLK comes from the coding sequence ATGATAGAAAGAATTTATATAAAAAATCATTTAAGCTTTAGTGAAGTAGAAGTTAAGTTTAAAAAAGGACTTAGTGTTTTTACAGGAGTTAGCGGATCTGGAAAATCAGTGTTTATGTCTGCTATAATGAGTGCTTTTGGTCTTAGTGATAGCGAGGCAAAAGTAATAGAAGCTGATGTTAACTATCAGTTTGAAATGCAAGAATTTGGTATAGAAAATGAAGAGATAAATAGCTTCAAAATGACAAAAAACAACTCAACAAGATATTTTATAAACTCTCAAGCGATATCTAAAAAAAATCTTGCAAACATAGCAAATGAACATATAAAATTTCTATCAGCAAAACAAATAAATGAATTTGAAAATGAAAGATTTTTAAATATCATAGATACATTAGCAAACGACAAAGAACACAATGAAAATTTAAAACAATTAAGACAAATTAATTTAACTTATAAAAAAATAAAAAATGAGCTAGAAAAAATACAAAATGATGAAAAACAGATAGAAGAGCTTAAAGAATTTGCAAGATTTGAAATAGAAAAAATAAAAAACATAAATCCCAAAGATGGCGAATTTGAAGAGCTAATGCAAATAAAAAAAATGTTAAGCAAAAAAGATAAAATAGAACAAGCTTGGAATAAAGCTGAAAATATTTTTGAGTTTGAACATAGTGTTATAGAAGCCTTAAACATAAGCGATATAGATAGCTCTTTTTTTGAAGAAGCAATGAATGCATTAAGAATAGCAAGAGACGAGCTAAATATAGATGAACTTGATGATATAAACGTGGAAGAAATATTAGATAGAATTGAAGACTTAAACTCTATAATCAAAAGATATGGAAGCGAAAAAGAAGCAATAGTAACATTAAGAAAGAAAGAAGAAGAATTACAAAGATACGAAAATATAAGCTTTGAAAAAAAGAATTTACAAGCACAATATAGCCAAATAAGTGAACAACAAGATGAAATTTGTGAAAAAATAACAAATAAAAGAATATCTCTACTTTCAAATCTTCAAAACATCATAAACGAATATCTAAATAATTTATACATGCAAAACATAACACTAAAAATAGAACCTACAAATATAAGCGAATTCGGAAAAGATCTTATTATACTAACCCTAAACCAAACAAGCTTATCAAAGCTAAGCTCAGGTGAAATAAATAGACTACGACTTGCATTAATAGCAAGCGAAAGCAAGATAACAAACAGCGGAAATGGTGTAATTATACTTGATGAAATAGATGCAAATTTAAGTGGAAAAGAGGCGATGAGCATAGCAAATGTATTGGTTCAAATATCACAATTTTATCAAATTTTTGCCATATCACACCAGCCACAACTTAGTTCAAAAGCAAATTCTCATTTTTTAATAGAAAAAAAAGATAACTTATCAACCATAAAAGAACTAACAAATCAAGAAAGAATAAACGAACTTGCGAGAATGATAAGTGGCGAACATATCAGCAATGAAGCTATACAATTTGCCAAAGAACTCTTGAAATAA
- a CDS encoding response regulator, with product MERILLVDDNKTLSKLLARKIAKEIENLEIDVAYSFAEAQLFMNEKDKYLLSILDLNLPDAPNGEIVDYALSRGLNVIVLTGSVDTKTKEEFLQKNIIDYVYKSNVNDVNYIFSTINRLIKNRKYKVIIAEDSMTLRNSIKNILKSLQFEVFAAAHGEEAINYFEQNPDVKLILSDYNMPVKNGLELLDEIRQNKDKNEVGFIAMTTPDANVGTSMFLKHGANDFIAKPFEKEEIICRVNNTIEAIENIQQIADFANKDFLTGAYNRRYFFDNMLNYTIHAYEQNEQFAIALFDIDFFKNVNDTYGHDSGDIVLKCFSNILIGKTKGNDIVARFGGEEFCVVLKNTSNENAVKFFVTLRNEIANEQITFKDKTIKITSSIGLVFGNENYTLEELMELADEALYRAKDNGRNRVEIANL from the coding sequence ATGGAAAGAATTTTATTAGTTGATGACAATAAAACTTTATCAAAATTATTAGCTAGAAAAATTGCAAAAGAAATTGAAAATTTAGAGATAGATGTGGCATATAGTTTTGCTGAAGCACAGTTGTTTATGAATGAAAAAGATAAATATCTATTGTCTATATTAGATCTAAACTTACCAGATGCTCCAAATGGAGAGATAGTAGACTACGCTTTATCAAGAGGGTTAAATGTAATAGTTCTAACTGGAAGTGTTGATACAAAAACAAAAGAGGAATTTCTTCAAAAGAACATAATTGATTATGTTTATAAAAGCAATGTAAACGATGTGAATTATATATTTTCAACAATAAATCGCCTTATAAAAAATAGAAAATATAAAGTTATAATAGCGGAAGACTCTATGACGCTTAGAAACTCTATAAAAAACATATTAAAAAGTTTACAATTTGAAGTCTTTGCCGCAGCTCACGGTGAAGAAGCTATTAATTATTTTGAACAAAATCCAGATGTAAAACTTATTTTATCAGATTATAACATGCCTGTTAAAAACGGACTCGAGTTGCTGGATGAAATCAGACAAAATAAAGACAAAAATGAAGTTGGTTTTATAGCAATGACAACTCCTGATGCAAATGTTGGAACTTCAATGTTTTTAAAGCATGGAGCAAACGATTTTATAGCCAAACCTTTTGAAAAAGAAGAGATAATTTGCAGAGTAAATAATACAATAGAAGCCATAGAAAACATACAACAAATAGCAGATTTTGCAAATAAAGATTTTTTAACTGGTGCCTATAATAGAAGATACTTTTTTGACAATATGCTAAACTATACAATCCACGCATATGAGCAAAACGAACAATTTGCAATAGCATTATTTGATATAGATTTTTTCAAAAATGTTAATGACACATATGGACACGATTCTGGAGACATAGTACTTAAATGTTTTTCTAATATTCTTATTGGAAAGACAAAAGGTAATGACATAGTAGCTAGATTTGGCGGGGAAGAATTTTGTGTTGTCTTAAAAAATACAAGCAATGAAAATGCTGTTAAATTTTTTGTAACATTAAGAAACGAAATAGCAAATGAGCAGATAACTTTTAAAGATAAAACAATAAAAATAACATCATCAATAGGATTGGTATTCGGAAACGAAAACTACACTTTAGAAGAATTAATGGAGCTAGCAGATGAAGCCTTATATAGGGCAAAAGACAATGGCAGAAACAGAGTGGAGATAGCTAATTTATGA
- a CDS encoding TatD family hydrolase encodes MIIDTHCHLDDIKYDSDLSQVISNARKNEIKGFLIPGADGDDLEKIVSVSEKYDDVFFAIGVHPYHKDTFDKKRLMKFAKHKKCIAVGECGLDYYRLPNDENAKIKEKEEQKEIFIEQINIAIELKKPLILHIRDANEDSFNILKKYSSKLTSGAILHCYNASPLLLELAKIGNFYFGIGGVLTFKNAKNLVSILPKIPTDRLLIETDSPYLTPHPYRGERNEPLYTTLVAKKMSEILQIEESEIKKIVLDNTKRLFKVFNN; translated from the coding sequence ATGATAATAGACACACATTGCCATCTTGATGATATAAAATATGATAGTGATTTAAGTCAAGTAATTAGCAATGCTAGAAAAAATGAGATAAAAGGGTTTTTGATACCTGGCGCAGATGGCGATGACTTGGAAAAAATCGTAAGTGTTAGCGAAAAATACGATGATGTTTTTTTTGCGATAGGTGTTCATCCTTATCACAAAGACACTTTTGATAAAAAAAGACTTATGAAGTTTGCAAAACACAAAAAATGTATCGCCGTTGGCGAATGCGGGTTGGATTATTACAGATTACCTAACGATGAAAATGCCAAAATAAAAGAAAAAGAGGAACAAAAAGAAATTTTTATAGAACAAATAAATATAGCAATTGAATTAAAAAAACCTCTAATACTACATATAAGAGATGCAAATGAAGATAGTTTTAATATACTTAAAAAATATTCTTCAAAACTTACAAGTGGAGCTATTTTACATTGTTATAATGCCTCTCCGTTATTATTGGAGTTAGCAAAAATAGGAAATTTTTATTTTGGGATAGGCGGGGTTTTGACTTTTAAGAATGCAAAAAATTTAGTTTCAATTTTACCAAAAATACCAACAGACAGGTTATTGATAGAGACTGATTCGCCATATCTTACACCCCATCCTTACAGAGGCGAAAGAAATGAACCTTTATATACAACTTTAGTTGCAAAAAAAATGTCTGAAATTTTACAAATAGAAGAAAGTGAGATAAAAAAAATAGTATTAGATAACACAAAAAGATTATTTAAAGTTTTTAATAACTAA